The segment GCAGGTCCAGCGCGGGCCCGTACCTGGTGTCGACCGGCTCCAAGGCGCGATAGTCCATGGCCAGGTCCACCTCGGACTGCTCCCGGCCGTCCGAGACGCTCAAGCGCACGAACGACGGCTCGGAGCGCTCCTGCTGGACCACCAAGCCCTGTCGGAGCGCGGCGCGCTCGAACGCCTCGGCCCAACGCCGCACCGCAGCCGCGTCGTCAGGGCCGGCGAAATAGTCCAGCTCTCGGGTGGTGCGCTCCAACACCCCGTGCGCCGCCATGGCCGCGCCCCCAGCGAGCACGAAGCGTTCGGACTCGGCCAGACCGGCCACGAGCGCCGCCACACGCTCTTGCAGCCCCGGTCAGCGTCACGGGCCGGCGACGTCCTGACGCTGCCGCTCACGAACGCGCGCTCGGCAATCCTGCAGGTGCACCTGGCGGTGGCGAGCCAGCCATCCGATCCACGCCCGACTGACCACCGGGGGCAGCACGAGCTCGTCCCACAGATCGATGAGCTCATCGACGTCGATGAAGTACCGGACGCCTCAGCGGTGCCCTCCCGCAACACCTGCTCATACACCCGCGCCCGTTGCCGCCGGTCGGCCAAGTCATACGTGGGGTCGGCCCGGCTCCAGTTCACCCGCCGCGGCAACGTCACGACCCCGCTGGCCTTGCGCACCGCAGGGTCATCAACGTCGT is part of the Egibacteraceae bacterium genome and harbors:
- a CDS encoding nucleotidyl transferase AbiEii/AbiGii toxin family protein, encoding MAALVAGLAESERFVLAGGAAMAAHGVLERTTRELDYFAGPDDAAAVRRWAEAFERAALRQGLVVQQERSEPSFVRLSVSDGREQSEVDLAMDYRALEPVDTRYGPALDL